GACTCACTCGATAAGTACTTGCCTGTGTTCGAGTCGTTGATCGAGTACTTGGACGTTATCGATATCGTCACTCACAAGCTCTATCTCCAAGACAGCAAGATTACATACAACTCCATAAAGTTGGTCACggacttgatcaacaaggCACTTAGGTTCAAGTATGATGGGATCATCACTTTAGCGGGTCGAATGAAGCATGTCACCTTTTTCAGCACCGTAGGCAACCTCATTGAGACTGACGACAAGTCCATCTTAGATGCCACCGAGTATCTCAAGATCGCATActacaacttgaacgaatATTTGAACAACTCCAGATTCGACTTGTCCATTAAGTCACACCAGGTCATGTTGAACAACCTCTTTATCTACTTGGAAGTGTCGTTAAACGAGTACGGCACACCAGCTACGACCGAAGAATATATCAAAGCGGGCTTCACCGAAAATCCGCGTAATTTTGTCATCGAAAATTTCTCGTTATTGTTGGCCATGAACctcaagatcttcttgaaagacCCTAATTTCACATTCAAAAAGAGGTTCCATGAAGAGTTGATGATGAGCAACCATTCTAGGACCTTTCCattattcttgttcatgGACAGATGTACCCAGATGTGGATCGACATATTTCACAGAAAAGACAAGTACCcctttatatattcttctgtGTTGAGCTGGGAGTTAATGATATACTACACCATGAACAACTGCTTGATCTTGTGGCAGGAAACAAAGGCACAACTAGACAACGGACTGGACATTGATAAGATCTTCCAGTTGCTCCTTTCAAACATAGACTCATTGGAAATCGAGATGtccaagaaattgaagtcCGTGGAGGATTGTCTTGATATAACTTCATCTAAGACTGGCGAAGAAATGAGACGTACCCAAGTATTGCGAATTAAGGACCAGCAGATGAATCAATGGAAGCCCAAATTCACcgagttcaacaaagtATTGGCTACAGAAGTGTTAGACTTTGTGTCGGAGCAAAGAGTAATACAGTTGCTTAAGGGTTCTTGGGTCTTTACCGAAGCTCATGGAGAAAGCACTTTACGAAATACCAACTTGAGGAAAGGTGCATATCCCAAGTATTACTTCCTTACCCTTGCACCTAACAGAACAGCCATTTACTATAAGGAATACCTTGAAAAGCCTGCGTTAAATCCATCCTACGAAGAATTAGAAGGCAGAGCCATCCGTCTAAGAGATATACATGAATTCAGCTCTACAAAGGTCGGTGAGCACataggagaagaagaaaagagacaCAACAGTATGCTAATTTCCATCAAGGGGACGATTTCCTACGAGAGAATCACGCTATTAGgagaaaacaacaagaaattgttAAGTTTCTATACCGACACAGAAGTCAACAAGTACGTTTGGCTAGATGGCCTTAAAATGTTAAAGGGGATGTTCAGTCCTGGCCAATTGTCAAACGACACCCAAAGACAGATAGAATTATTAATTGACATAAGAAGAAACACCCAGTTGCTTGCATTAGAAAATAAAAGCGTCAAACCGTCCGCGACTGACGATGATGAGGATGACGAGTACTATGACTTGGACGAGTTGACGGCTATTACGGACAATTTCCACTATAGATAggatatatatattaaaATCaatagttgcaaaatgtcGCAGCAACTTGTCATGATGACGACATAATTACACGACATCACAGATACCAGATCAAGTAAAAGACGACACCAGTCGGAGAGGCAACAATTCAATAGCGAGATTTATATTGGCTTGACATATGTTATGAGTCTAATTCCAATGTTAAAGTAGTCCTTATTTCcggtttcttctttattcttTATTCTTTATTCTTAACTACTATTATAGAAATGCGATGGAGAATATGATCTGCAGGATCACAAATTTATTTCTGCgatgtgaaaaatctcaGAAACTCATCTCATAGAACTCAGAAGAAATTAGCAGCAAGAACCTCACAAAAGTCAAAAATGGCAGCTAAGGACGATTTAATCTTGACCATCGATAGTGATGGTGATGAAATCGTGTATTCCGAAGAATCGGAAGCGGAAGTCGAAATTTCAGtgaaaaaagtgaaaaataagAAAAATAAAAAGTCCAAAGCCCAGCCacaacaaaaagaagaagacgaagaaaagaatgaagacaTTAACCCAAATTTTATTTTCTCGTTAGATGGGATTGAAACTACTTCTAAGTTCGACGGTTGGGACTTCAGTGTCGACAGAAATGCAAACGAGGTTGCGAACAAGGAAGTTGACTTGGATGGAATCttgagaagaaaaggtGGTTTAGTCAGTTTGGCTGGATCAGATGCTcaaaaggaagaggaagtagaagatgaggaagaagaagaaaatgatgaagatatccaaaatgaagatgaggatgaaggtgaagaagaactcgCTTTGGATGGTTTTGGAATGGGCGCAGAAGAGAAGGTcattgatgaagaggatgaagaggatgaagaggatgaaaatgacaagTCAGATGGTGAGGACGACAAGGACACCGAGGTTGAGGTCTCTGAAGAGGgcgaagaagagaatgatGAGGATACTGCTGAAGCTATGGCAGAATTCTATGCtgatgaaaaagaaacCAAATCGGCCAAATCACAGGTGCACACAACGTTCCAGACATTGCAGTTATCCAGACCTGTGTTGAAGGGTTTATCGCAACTCGGTTATACCAAGCCATCTCCAATTCAATCTGCCTCGATTCCAATTGCATTATTGGGAAGAGATATCGTTGCTGGTGCCGTCACTGGTTCCGGTAAGACTGCCGCATACATGATCCCAATCATTGAAAGATTATTGTACAAGCCCAGCAAAGTTGCATCTACTAGAGTAATTGTGTTGACTCCTACCAGAGAACTTGCCATTCAAGTCGGTGatgttggaaagaagattggaCAATTtgtcaacaacttgaactttgGTTTGGCTGTTGGTGGTCTTAACTTAAGACAGCAAGAGCAACAATTGAAGTCCAGACCAGATGTAGTTATTGCTACTCCAGGTAGATTAATTGACCATATTAGAAATTCTCCCTCGTTTTCGATCGATTCGTTGGAAGTGTTGGTCATTGACGAAGCCGATCGTATGCTTGACGAAGGTTTCCAGGTCGAATTGACAGAAATTTTGTCCCTCATACCGAAGAACAAGAGACAGACCTTGTTATTCTCGGCTACTATGAATACCAAGATTCAGGATTTAATCCAATTGTCTCTTCAGAGACCAGTTCGTATTATGATTGATCCACCAAAAACTGCTGCTACCAAGTTGACCCAGGAATTCGTTCGTATTAGGAAAAGAGACCATTTGAAGCCAGCCctacttttccaattgttgaagaaattagaTCCAGCACAGCAGAGTAGAATAGTGGTATTTGTTTCGAGAAAGGAATCTGCCCACAAGTTAAGAATCGTGTTGGGTTTGTTGGGAATGAAGGTTTCTGAATTGCATGGTTCTTTGACACAGGAACAACGTCTTAATAATGTTAATGATTTCAAAAAGTTGATTGTTCCAGTATTGATCTGTACCGATTTAGCTGCCAGAGGTTTGGATATTCCGAAGATCGAAATTGTCATCAACTACGACATGCCAAAGTCGCACGAAGTATACTTGCATAGAGTTGGTAGAACTGCAAGAGCTGGTAGAGATGGTACATCCATATCGTTTGTAGGAGAATCTACCCTGGACAGAAATATTGTTAAAGATGCTATAAAGTCGTTGGAAGGAGGAGAAGTCAAAGGTAAAGCAGTTTCTCGTAATATCGATTGGGTCGATGTCGAGCAATTGAATAAGATTGTTGAGTCTAAGCAAGAGATCATCGAAGAAGTATTAGACGAAGAAAAGCAAGCCAAGGAGATACTTCAGGCAGAAATGCAGTTGGCCAAGGCTAGCAACATGATGAAGCACGAAAAAGAGATCCAGTCTCGTCCAAAGAGAACCTGGTTTGAGTCTGAaaaggacaagaagaagcaccAAACTGAAGTCATGCAACAATTGACCAAGCACGGCAAGAAGGTCAAttcgaagaagagaaaggcCATCGAAGTGAAGAAGGATGATGGAGGAAGATCGTACAAGAAAACTAAGGTTGACAGAATAACAGACCAGAAACGTAACCCCAAGGCCAAAATAGGCAATGGGTCATCTAAGGGCggaaagagaagaaagtaaATAGACGGATAGATTGTAGCCACTGTAAAATAGATCCATATAAAACAGACCATATCATAGTAGAACTGTAGTAACGAACAGTAGTTGCAAgcaattcaagaaattcacgtgaccaCTATAATCGCACCAAAATGCACCTTAACTGAAAAACACATCAAATGAGGTGAATTCATGATTCTCTGCTTTCTATAGTCCATATACATACACAAACTGGTCctcattcttcaatatgATATTCTCCAACGGATATACGAGGATATTGGGAAACTACCAATCAAACGATATCACCAATCCTTCCAAACTTCTCTTTCAGATAGTCATTCTACAATGTTTCTACTATATATCGGCATTAGTGATTTTCTACTTAGTGGCGTCTCTTAATGGGTACGACTTTAAGATGGACTGGATTTTCCTGTGGGAATTGGTGGCACTGGACAACGCCATGGGTTTGATTCTTTTTGCCATGTGGTTGtttgattctcttctttgtgTGTTGTTCGTTACAATTATTGTAGGCAGATCGAAATTGGCCTGGGACTTCGCCATTACTGTACACATCATTAATTTGATTGTGGTGTGGTTGTATTCGCGTCATTTTCCCACGTCTATCTTGTGGTGGTGCTTGCAAGTATTGAGTGCCGTCATCTTGGTGACGTTATCGACATATCTGACTCGTTGGAAAGAGTTGAGGACTACCTTCTTCGACAACATGCTTGACCAACAGGAATTAGGTCAGGTGCGTCATGACTCGAATGCTCCTATAGAGATGAACGTTCTCCCCAAGGTGCCGGAACTGTCTCTGTCACTGACATAATTTCAAACGGTTTTAGCTAATACATTTGCATAATATACATTGACTTGTATCGTTATAGTCTTTATTGCTTGTAGAATTGCATCGAGAAGTGTATCTGCCCGGTACGGATGGTTAAAAGTTTAGATCCGGGTTTTGGTGGAATCTATTATTTGTTAACACCGAACTTGTTAAAAGTGAATTTCAAAGCAAACCTCTCTTAAAGTGATTGAACCAAAGAGTGATTTTTATTTCACCTTTATTACCAGGAAGTCTCCTTCACCAGCCAAAGCTTTGATAACAATGAATGAGTTCTCATGGCTTGCTCTACTAGTAAAATAAGTCTGCAAGTAGCAATTAGAAGCTCCAACATAACAAAACACTTCGCTCATTCATTTATCAAATCATCTTGCAGCATATATCTTGCGTGAACTGTATACCTAAGGTTTAATCTTCCTCCGGCAACTCAATTCAAGAGCTTGTGAAGACCTCGCTCGCGTAACTCTTAGGAGAATAGTACACTTCGAATTCACAATTCCTTGATATGGCTCAtactttttgcaactgtAGCGCCATTTTTTTCACCAAAATGTATGAAGTGAGGAAAGGCTCACTTAACTCTCGACTACGGCATCTATTTAAGAGGGGTCTCGGTGAGACTTGGTAAATAAAATTTCCTACAGGCTATTTTTTTAAGGGAGGTTTACTTTTATGAAATTCACCATACTAAGCGATGAACATCTTCTATTATAAATCACTGATTATTAAACAGAATATGGAACTCAAGTCAGCTATAACCCACCAACATCACCATGACAGCCAAAACTAGACAGAGAAAGTCGTATCTGTGTATCAATTGCAGAGATAAGAAACGCAAGTGTGATAGAGGAAAGCcctgttcttcttgtgtAAGGCTGGGAATAGCTTCAACATGTAAATACAACACACCGACACTTACCGTGCTAGGACCAGCGTCCATCTTATATGATAACGAAAATGCTTCCAGTCTAGAACCAGAAGGTGAAGATGATATAAGAGACTTCTTGAGACTCAAGAATCCTGTCGGAATACCTGGAGgcaagatcaacttcttcaagctcttgTGCAACAACTTGATAGAGCCAGATTACAATGTGTTTTCGTGGATTAATGTCTACAAATCGGACCCGGGAATGAGGatctacttgaagaacctTCCTCTGAATAGCAAGCTCTTTGTAGAACAAGTAGTAGTAGACGACTTCCACAGAGACGATATTTTCAAGGGTCTTCTCAATCTTGAATTGGACGAATTGTACAGACGGTCGGTGGGCCCGGACCTGGAGAACAAGATAATACACAACGAAGAGGAATTGCTACTCGCCATCAGATCAGTATTGCCAAATACCGTAATTATAGCAACCCATGTGGAAAAGTTCTTCTCTGAACTATACCCCGGTTTTCCATTTTTAGATGAAAGCGCATTTAGGAAAAGGCTAATGAGAATGGGTAATGGACCTCGAATAACAGACGAGAATGACTGGGCCATCATTGGTATATTACTTATAATGGTGAGAATAAGCTATTTGTCCAGTCTCTGGAACATATCTGGCAGTGATAGGTTAGGAGCTGTTGCAAACAGAGCCGACTACGAGCTTGTACTGTCGGCTACTATAGGCCCTGAATTTATTCGATTagcaagaagttgtttaAAGCAATATGATCTCCAGTCTAGAAATTCGTTGTGGGTTCTACAATGCAATATCTTCCTCCAGATCTATGAGCGGGTTTCGCCTGAGGAAGGAGAGTGTGCTACAGGAAAAAGCAGTCAAATCATTCATGCCTCGTTGATTCAGCATGCACTATCATTAAAGCTCCACATTGACCCAGACTTGCTCCCTCAGCTATACGGCAAGAatgaaaagtacaagaatCTCGTGAGAAAGATTTGGCATTTCCTCGTTTCTTATGATTATTTTGATAGTATTAGCTACGGCAATTATCCTTCGACTACAAAAATGGTGTTTAATACAAGGCTACCAACTCATATTGAAGGAAATGAGAATATTCAGGATacaaagttggaaaaggaagttCTTGGTTCGTTTGAATTTCTCGACTTCACTTATGGACCAGTGCATGACCTTTTAGTTGATATCCAGAGCTTGAAAACCGATCATAAAATTGAGAGAATAGTTTTTCTTGCAACTGCAATAGAGTCTACTATTGCTTCAATaattggacaagttgataCCTTTTTTTCTGTTGAAACGAATCCCAGTACAGATAAAGGAATTAGATTTGCTCTCTTTCTATACCTcaagttctttcttttAACAATTTTTTCTTATCTACAGCTGTATTATGAGAGGACTAAGCAGTATGAAACGGCATttttctacttcaagaaagtatTAATTATTGGATCTTATGAAATATTGCCAGCAATGTTTAGATTGGTTGGTTCATTTGGAGACCacttcaagaaagagacaTTCATGTTGACTCCCCAGATTATCCAATTGTCATGTCACAGACTAATCATTACCTTAGTTTCAGCATTTATTCGAATCGAAATTACTTTGAAGAGCAATGGTCAGGAGCTATCAGGTCTACATGGGGTAAAGATCAAAGTATTGCAGATACTTCATTTGTTTCTTGTCAACGCGTCTGCGTTGAGTATCTATGTACATTATACGTGGAGAGTGAAAAAGGCACTAGAATTTGCATTGAGGAAGATTTTTGACGGACAGCTCtacaaacttcaaaattTGACAGAATTAGAGATATCAAAGgcagaattgaaaattctgAAGGAACAAGTTGCTGATTTAGACAAGGCATTACAATCAGCTCTTCTAGCAATAGAGAAAGCTTGGAAACCTTCActtccaattccatttGCGTCGATTGATAACTTGGATTACATTTACGGACCTAAAAACAGAGCACCCTTCGAAGCGTATGATCGATCCGAACCAGATAGAATGTGGTACAAAGTTTCTAGTTGCATGAGTAATGGGTCCAATCTGAAGATTAGTCGAAATAATATTCCTAATAAGCTACAACTAAACAACGTTGAATAtgacttcaacatcttcaaaggGATGACATTTGTGGAACAGGGCTAGGAGTGCTCCGCATTGCTAGCCAATTATCCCTAACTCCAAAAAGGGGGACTAACAATGTCATGGGGTATTTTTGTTACACAAACTGAAGGTTGGTCTGAAGTGGGGCATTCCCCCACGCTCAGTAGGAGGGGCATCAGTTTCAGCGCGCATTAACCAgccaaagaattgaaaagttgggTATACCAGAATAGACTTCATAGCAATGTAATTAATAATAAATGAAAGTATCAGAATCTCTAAATGTAATAGTTCGAATCAGCTTGCCTCAAGGTTAAATGCAGAAATACTCCCGCCAGACTTCTAACTGCTGTTCCAcgagaaaaaaaattcaacttcCTAATTGCTTTCGACAAAGGAAGGTATCAGACAGCAGAGTTGGACATCTAGAGCGAATGCACTGAGTGCCCCACTAACAAGGAATATGGTGCCTATGCCTGGTCAGATGGGCATTTTTGCCAATGCATTACCCCTCATACAACAAAAGTGAGGGAGAGTGGGGCCGCCCCAGATGTCGGTCGTTTGCAATGGACCCTTTTGAAAAAGTAAACGCGAACGGCCCATTTACCTTCCAGTTGCAGATCAGATGGGGATATTATCCAAGGATAGGCAATACCTTACCCCTCATACAACAAAAATAATGGAGAGTGGGGCCGCCCCAGATGTCTGTCGTTTGCAACTAACCCTCTCAGAAGAAGTTAGCGTGAACGGCCTCCACAGTTAGCTTATAACCAGCAGATCGGAAATGCCCCCATTTCTCCTATTGGATAGTCATTGATGATCGCCTTGAGTGGTACGGATAAGTATGTTTCTGTATTAGCTTATTTTCATCATGCTTGTGAATTTCGGCGCAATTACTCTGGTAGTCTTGATTTGAATTCTCGGTAACTTGGTAGTGCTCCACATCACCGGATCGAGTGGCCATgactttttttttgtttgcTTGCTGAGCTACTTTGGTGGGGCAGGTGTTCTACGGTCGTGTTGGTGGGGAAGTTTGTTGAAACCAAATGTATAAATTCAAGGCATTTGCTGGTGATGATGACGTAAAAATTGTTTGTCTTCTATAGTATTTTAAACTTAAATCACGTTATACATCTGAATCACATTCATAATGgctttcaacttcactGACAAGGTTGTTATCGTCACCGGCGGTCTTTCCGGTATTGGTCTTGCTGCTACCATCAAGTTGCTTGACGCTGGCGCTAAAGTTATCATCGGTGATATTCAAGACGCTGAGGCTGCCAAGCCAATCGTAGAAGGTATCATCGCTAAGACTGGCAAGAAGGATGTTGTCCACTTCCAAATCGATGTCACCAACTATGACCAAAACCAGGCCATGATTGACTTTGCTGTCAAGACCTTTGGTGACTTGCATCATGTTTTCGCCAACGCTGGTATCAATAAGCACTCCTACGCTCACGAAATGTCCTTCGACTTGTGGaagaaagttcttgatgtcaACTTGAATTCTGTCTTCGCTTTGGACAAGCTCGCTATCAAGTACTGGTTGGAGAACGACAAGAAGGGTTCTATTGTAAACACCTCCTCTATGCTCTCTAACATTGCCAACTTGGGTATGGCCCACTACTGTGCATCTAAGGCTGGTGTAAAGCTTTTGACCAAATCTTTGGCAGTTGAATACGGTAGAAAGGGTATCAGAGTCAACGCTGTCGACCCAGCCTACATCAAGACTCCATTATTGGACATCTTACCACAAGACCAATATGACGCTTTGGTCTCCTTGCATCCAATTGGTAGATTAGGtgagccagaagaagttgcttCTGCTGTCctattcttgttgtctGACGAAGCATCGTATGTTAACGGTGCCTCCTTGTTAGTTGACGGTGCTTACACTGCACAATAAGCGCATTCATATAGATTTATTTCAACATGTATAAAATCATAAGTTAATAAAAAGAATGGATATAGCATGGTATAGAATGTTATAGAAGAATACTAAATTTTATTTCCAAGACAATGAATTGACTATGTAGCCCATAATTTCATATATAGACATTGCTATCTAGATCAAACTGTGGATCAAGTACTTAACCATTTATATTCGGCTAGTAATCAATTTACATAAATAGTTCGCACTTTAAATCTTAGTTAGGCAAATGACAAAATGATTTATTTTATGCATTAAAAAACTGCAAAACTGTCTATTAAAAATTGATCAATTTTAGGGCACGGATAATTTCATAAACACCAAAAGCACCAGGGTCTGGTGGAAAAACCGTTTGTTCATCAATACCAACATAGGTAGCACGCCCCAACTTTGGAGCAAGCTTTCTTGTGTTTTCAGCGGATTCTTCTGCGACTTGGACTGCAGTCAGGATATCTTTGGAAGCGTAGAATGCAGCTACAAATGGAATCAAAACATCCATAACGGTTCTGTGACCCTGCCTGGCCTTGGTAAATTGACAAAGAGTAGAAACACCGTGGTTCAATGCTTCGGCATAGGTGCTGCTGTCTACGACTATACCACTTTCAACTAATTGCTCGAACTTGTTGACGAAAGCCTTCATGAAGATGAATAGAATAGCACCCAAAGTACCACCCATGTCGTCTCtgatgatcttcaagataaCCTTGAAAGCATTTAAGGCAGAACCACCTTCGAAATCGCCACGTTTAAGAGCATCGAGAACCGCGTTGGCGCCAGTTTCCAAGGTCTTACCGCAATCTCCGTCGCCCATCTTTGTATCCCAGAAGGTGATATCAGGTTCTCTCTCAATGACATTCTTAGCAGCGGTTTCTACAATCTGGTTAAGAAGAGattgctcaactttgacgTCATTCTTGGATGTAGTGGTCTCAGCAGACTCTGGATAACCTTCGAATGAGGTGACGACTCTGTTCTTGTAGGTGCTTCTACCTGGGGTAGAGTAGTGGGAGTGAGACCAACCGTTAGCAATAGTTGGGTCGTCGAGTAATTTGAACAAAAGGTCTCTGTCAAACTTGGCAGTGGCAGCCTTGGTGACGTTGAACAATGTGATGGTGAAGATTGGAGCATTCAAGGATGTGATAAAAGGACCTGAGTAGACCCTAGATGGTAAGATACCGTACTTGGATTCAAGGACGTCGGCAACGGTGAATAACAAGGACTTTTCCTCAATGACTGAAATACCACCAAGATTGTTAAACAAGAGGACAACTTCGTCACCTTGTTCGtagttgaagaaacctcTCTCTGGGTCTTCAGTATCGAAGATGTAGCTCAACAACTTTGgaatcaactcttcgttgGATGGTATTTGGTCGACCTTGCGAACACCTGGTTCATTATGAATACCTAAACCGATTTCAATCTGGTTCGCATCGAGCTTACCATAGTCTTCCTCGGAAGAATGACCCGGAATGTGTACGTGGTCCAACCCTGCGTTTATGGAAGCGATTTGGGCATTGACGTTTGTACCAACTTCGTATACATCGTCGATGTTGTAGCCTCTTTCGGAAGCAGCACCCATGATCTTAGTGACCAAAGCACAGCCAGCCAAAGTACGACGACCAACCAAAGCACCCTTAGTTCTGCCAACAGCGACATCGTCAGTGACTCTCAATAGTTTGATCTTATCTTCACCGTATCTAGAAATCAACTCCTGTGATGCCATACCGAAGTAAAGATTGTCCCCAGTGTAATTagtgatgatgaaaatggtACCAGCTTCTGAGTGGGTAGCCTTCTCCGCGCAAACAATGTTCTTGTCGTTTGGAGATGCGAA
This Scheffersomyces stipitis CBS 6054 chromosome 3, complete sequence DNA region includes the following protein-coding sequences:
- the DRS1 gene encoding nucleolar DEAD-box protein required for synthesis of 60S ribosomal subunits (ATP-dependent RNA helicase nucleolar DEAD-box protein required for synthesis of 60S ribosomal subunits~go_function nucleic acid binding; helicase activity; ATP binding), which produces FIFSLDGIETTSKFDGWDFSVDRNANEVANKEVDLDGILRRKGGLVSLAGSDAQKEEEVEDEEEEENDEDIQNEDEDEGEEELALDGFGMGAEEKVIDEEDEEDEEDENDKSDGEDDKDTEVEVSEEGEEENDEDTAEAMAEFYADEKETKSAKSQVHTTFQTLQLSRPVLKGLSQLGYTKPSPIQSASIPIALLGRDIVAGAVTGSGKTAAYMIPIIERLLYKPSKVASTRVIVLTPTRELAIQVGDVGKKIGQFVNNLNFGLAVGGLNLRQQEQQLKSRPDVVIATPGRLIDHIRNSPSFSIDSLEVLVIDEADRMLDEGFQVELTEILSLIPKNKRQTLLFSATMNTKIQDLIQLSLQRPVRIMIDPPKTAATKLTQEFVRIRKRDHLKPALLFQLLKKLDPAQQSRIVVFVSRKESAHKLRIVLGLLGMKVSELHGSLTQEQRLNNVNDFKKLIVPVLICTDLAARGLDIPKIEIVINYDMPKSHEVYLHRVGRTARAGRDGTSISFVGESTSDRNIVKDAIKSLEGGEVKGKAVSRNIDWVDVEQLNKIVESKQEIIEEVLDEEKQAKEILQAEMQLAKASNMMKHEKEIQSRPKRTWFESEKDKKKHQTEVMQQLTKHGKKVNSKKRKAIEVKKDDGGRSYKKTKVDRITDQKRNPKAKIGNGSSK
- the SYS1 gene encoding Integral membrane protein (involved in transport between the late Golgi and endosome); amino-acid sequence: NMIFSNGYTRILGNYQSNDITNPSKLLFQIVILQCFYYISALVIFYLVASLNGYDFKMDWIFSWELVASDNAMGLILFAMWLFDSLLCVLFVTIIVGRSKLAWDFAITVHIINLIVVWLYSRHFPTSILWWCLQVLSAVILVTLSTYSTRWKELRTTFFDNMLDQQELGQVRHDSNAPIEMNVLPKVPESSSSST
- the CTA4.2 gene encoding zinc finger transcription factor (CTA4-like zinc finger transcription factor (CTA4) (HAP1) (CIP1)~go_component nucleus~go_function transcription factor activity; zinc ion binding~go_process regulation of transcription, DNA-dependent), whose product is MTAKTRQRKSYSCINCRDKKRKCDRGKPCSSCVRSGIASTCKYNTPTLTVLGPASILYDNENASSLEPEGEDDIRDFLRLKNPVGIPGGKINFFKLLCNNLIEPDYNVFSWINVYKSDPGMRIYLKNLPSNSKLFVEQVVVDDFHRDDIFKGLLNLELDELYRRSVGPDSENKIIHNEEELLLAIRSVLPNTVIIATHVEKFFSELYPGFPFLDESAFRKRLMRMGNGPRITDENDWAIIGILLIMVRISYLSSLWNISGSDRLGAVANRADYELVSSATIGPEFIRLARSCLKQYDLQSRNSLWVLQCNIFLQIYERVSPEEGECATGKSSQIIHASLIQHALSLKLHIDPDLLPQLYGKNEKYKNLVRKIWHFLVSYDYFDSISYGNYPSTTKMVFNTRLPTHIEGNENIQDTKLEKEVLGSFEFLDFTYGPVHDLLVDIQSLKTDHKIERIVFLATAIESTIASIIGQVDTFFSVETNPSTDKGIRFALFLYLKFFLLTIFSYLQSYYERTKQYETAFFYFKKVLIIGSYEILPAMFRLVGSFGDHFKKETFMLTPQIIQLSCHRLIITLVSAFIRIEITLKSNGQELSGLHGVKIKVLQILHLFLVNASALSIYVHYTWRVKKALEFALRKIFDGQLYKLQNLTELEISKAELKISKEQVADLDKALQSALLAIEKAWKPSLPIPFASIDNLDYIYGPKNRAPFEAYDRSEPDRMWYKVSSCMSNGSNSKISRNNIPNKLQLNNVEYDFNIFKGMTFVEQG
- the SPS23 gene encoding Glucose 1-dehydrogenase peroxisomal 2,4- dienoyl-CoA reductase (peroxisomal 2,4- dienoyl-CoA reductase Glucose 1-dehydrogenase (BACTERIAL)~go_function oxidoreductase activity~go_process metabolism), with the protein product MAFNFTDKVVIVTGGLSGIGLAATIKLLDAGAKVIIGDIQDAEAAKPIVEGIIAKTGKKDVVHFQIDVTNYDQNQAMIDFAVKTFGDLHHVFANAGINKHSYAHEMSFDLWKKVLDVNLNSVFALDKLAIKYWLENDKKGSIVNTSSMLSNIANLGMAHYCASKAGVKLLTKSLAVEYGRKGIRVNAVDPAYIKTPLLDILPQDQYDALVSLHPIGRLGEPEEVASAVLFLLSDEASYVNGASLLVDGAYTAQ
- the ELM3 gene encoding conserved hypothetical protein (similar to ELMO3 Engulfment and cell motility) — encoded protein: MSSETYKAILKITGIVVSGGIFVAKEDSLDKYLPVFESLIEYLDVIDIVTHKLYLQDSKITYNSIKLVTDLINKALRFKYDGIITLAGRMKHVTFFSTVGNLIETDDKSILDATEYLKIAYYNLNEYLNNSRFDLSIKSHQVMLNNLFIYLEVSLNEYGTPATTEEYIKAGFTENPRNFVIENFSLLLAMNLKIFLKDPNFTFKKRFHEELMMSNHSRTFPLFLFMDRCTQMWIDIFHRKDKYPFIYSSVLSWELMIYYTMNNCLILWQETKAQLDNGSDIDKIFQLLLSNIDSLEIEMSKKLKSVEDCLDITSSKTGEEMRRTQVLRIKDQQMNQWKPKFTEFNKVLATEVLDFVSEQRVIQLLKGSWYYFLTLAPNRTAIYYKEYLEKPALNPSYEELEGRAIRLRDIHEFSSTKVGEHIGEEEKRHNSMLISIKGTISYERITLLGENNKKLLSFYTDTEVNKYVWLDGLKMLKGMFSPGQLSNDTQRQIELLIDIRRNTQLLALENKSVKPSATDDDEDDEYYDLDELTAITDNFHYR